Proteins from a single region of Candidatus Latescibacter sp.:
- a CDS encoding BlaI/MecI/CopY family transcriptional regulator — MQKLEIGKGQMKVLRVLWERKRATAQEITDILNKTEPIKFSTVSTFLRTLVHKGVAGYDIEQRTYIYYPLVKEESIANHAVKDLIDHVFAGSMEGLVSFILNKKYISLEELAKIQEKLDKKE, encoded by the coding sequence ATGCAAAAACTGGAAATAGGAAAAGGGCAGATGAAAGTCCTTAGGGTGCTCTGGGAAAGAAAACGGGCAACCGCGCAGGAAATCACCGACATCCTGAACAAGACCGAACCCATCAAGTTCAGTACCGTATCTACATTTCTCCGCACCCTGGTGCATAAGGGAGTGGCGGGGTACGATATCGAGCAGCGCACCTACATCTACTATCCGCTGGTGAAAGAGGAGAGTATTGCGAACCATGCTGTGAAAGACCTGATCGACCATGTTTTTGCGGGTTCCATGGAGGGGCTTGTCTCTTTTATTCTGAATAAAAAATATATATCGTTGGAAGAACTTGCGAAAATTCAGGAGAAGCTCGACAAAAAGGAGTAA
- a CDS encoding Wzz/FepE/Etk N-terminal domain-containing protein: protein MENKEINILEYVYIFYKARKLILLNFIVICLLTGVASIFMTRYYKTATILMPPHEIKKGFGFAEQLASQVTTLRLGTQGSPTDIFMGILKSQTVEIILVDKFNLVKFYGVPDRDTAVARLKKLTNVSLTKEGLIKVDYEDKDPVRAADLCNMYIVVLDSVNQSINQRVSRERADFIEQMLIENYQALKQAEMDLKKFQTETKAISPFQQERIALTVTAELEMDIMRIENQLKEMKSKSFTNDNPMVKDSQKKLQFREEQLHDMRFGGSKEGRETLFVPLQESAALVMEYQKLSRRITALGMLEQLLRNQYEESRIEQVNNTSTVSVIDRARPPIKPSRPKPFLMVLIAGAASIFFSLVTIIMIEYFNRLSGLSMENQRKLEQLSRFMRIDR from the coding sequence ATGGAGAATAAAGAAATAAATATCCTGGAATATGTGTATATTTTTTATAAAGCCAGAAAATTGATCCTTTTGAATTTTATCGTCATTTGCCTTCTCACCGGCGTTGCCAGCATATTCATGACGAGGTATTACAAGACTGCTACAATTTTAATGCCTCCCCATGAAATAAAAAAGGGATTCGGTTTCGCCGAACAGCTCGCCAGCCAGGTTACAACGCTCCGTCTCGGCACCCAAGGTTCTCCAACCGATATATTCATGGGTATTCTCAAAAGCCAGACAGTAGAAATCATCCTGGTCGATAAATTCAATCTGGTAAAATTCTATGGAGTCCCAGACCGGGATACCGCTGTCGCCCGATTGAAAAAACTGACCAATGTGTCCCTTACCAAGGAAGGTCTGATTAAGGTCGATTATGAAGACAAGGACCCGGTGCGGGCGGCTGACCTCTGCAATATGTACATTGTCGTGCTCGATTCGGTAAACCAGTCCATTAATCAGCGTGTATCACGAGAACGGGCGGATTTCATCGAGCAGATGCTGATTGAGAATTACCAGGCGCTGAAACAGGCGGAGATGGATCTGAAAAAATTTCAGACGGAAACCAAGGCGATTTCTCCTTTCCAGCAGGAACGAATCGCTCTTACGGTGACCGCTGAACTGGAAATGGACATCATGAGGATTGAAAACCAGCTCAAGGAAATGAAATCGAAGTCGTTCACCAACGATAATCCCATGGTCAAAGATTCGCAGAAAAAACTCCAGTTCCGTGAAGAGCAGCTCCATGACATGCGGTTCGGCGGTTCCAAGGAGGGACGTGAAACGTTGTTTGTCCCCTTGCAGGAATCGGCGGCGCTGGTAATGGAGTACCAAAAGCTGTCACGGCGCATCACGGCTCTAGGCATGCTGGAACAACTCCTCCGGAACCAGTACGAGGAATCGAGAATCGAGCAGGTGAACAACACTTCCACGGTTTCGGTTATCGACCGGGCCAGACCCCCGATAAAACCTTCGAGACCGAAACCTTTCCTAATGGTCCTGATCGCCGGCGCCGCATCGATCTTTTTCTCCCTGGTTACGATCATCATGATCGAGTATTTCAACCGTTTGTCCGGCTTGAGCATGGAAAACCAGAGAAAACTCGAGCAATTAAGCCGGTTTATGAGGATTGACAGGTAA
- a CDS encoding two-component regulator propeller domain-containing protein has product MYRTHHTMQNAGLWFLYILAAAILFLAAPVAAQESTVSYPNGNFIWDMEIQGNYVWCATTGSLVRWNKADGTYRQYTEKDGLADYGVYSITKDAQGNLWLGTRKGAQRFDGAAFTTFNTANSGLVNNAVHAVAVAQNGVIWIGTTAGLSRFDGKTWTNYTTQNSGIPYNYINSLAVDRNGVVWLAHYEYLKYRGVSSFDGTTWKTYTTENSGLKDNSVITIAVDDKNTKWFGASLTLISFDGQTWAEHAVPYVNDMTVDSKGALWAAAGGVPSGISPPSAYSLSSYNGKSWTTYPLDAKFDRPTLAYTRVRVDADGTVWFVTQEYYGSLSLHSYNGTMVKTYLTDGPLNYSFSGIAIDSMNRKWFATYHGVSCFDGKSWVNHLFTLTTDDVGTTVNLQSTNLFANWIKGIVVDRENVVWVCSEIGHVASYDGKAWKLYTHTRDSTFVGGLTYTIVVDRNNVKWFAGIYIKSYDGKTWTNYQQYKTFAAYSGAVDNDNVKWFGTFKEGVWSFDGTTWTNYYTSNSPLKGSILSAAADQNNVKWFASNDGMIYSFDGAAWKTYGQEVTGVKYPYSLYVDRNNVLWVLHNPLISFDGKTWKTWPDIKLGSLSAIALDADGYMWVASIYSVGEGGTLSAMKLSTGPTVVAETVPVNFAITGNYPNPFNPSTTISFSLTETGRASLAVYNVTGQKVRELVSGTLPAGWHSVVWDGRDQNGKPVSSGIYISRLMMRDKVTANRMLLMK; this is encoded by the coding sequence ATGTACCGTACTCATCACACCATGCAGAACGCCGGGCTGTGGTTTCTTTACATCCTGGCTGCGGCGATTTTGTTCCTTGCCGCACCTGTGGCCGCGCAGGAATCGACCGTCAGCTATCCCAACGGTAACTTCATCTGGGACATGGAAATCCAGGGCAACTATGTCTGGTGCGCAACAACCGGGAGTCTTGTCCGATGGAACAAAGCGGACGGAACCTACCGTCAGTACACCGAAAAAGACGGGCTTGCGGATTACGGGGTTTATTCCATAACCAAGGATGCCCAGGGCAATCTCTGGCTCGGAACGAGGAAAGGAGCACAGCGCTTTGACGGCGCCGCGTTTACCACGTTCAATACCGCGAACAGCGGGCTGGTGAACAACGCCGTTCATGCTGTCGCAGTGGCGCAAAACGGCGTGATCTGGATCGGTACCACAGCAGGTCTTTCCCGTTTCGACGGGAAAACCTGGACGAATTACACAACCCAGAACAGCGGCATCCCCTATAACTATATCAATTCCCTTGCGGTGGACCGAAACGGTGTGGTCTGGCTCGCGCACTATGAGTATCTGAAATATAGGGGAGTGAGCAGCTTTGACGGAACCACCTGGAAAACCTACACCACAGAAAACAGCGGGTTGAAAGACAATTCCGTCATCACCATCGCGGTGGATGACAAGAACACAAAGTGGTTCGGCGCATCCCTGACACTCATCAGCTTCGACGGGCAGACCTGGGCCGAGCATGCGGTTCCCTATGTAAACGATATGACCGTGGACAGCAAGGGGGCGCTCTGGGCCGCCGCGGGCGGCGTGCCCTCCGGAATCTCACCGCCCTCGGCGTACAGTTTGTCGAGCTATAACGGCAAGTCCTGGACCACATACCCCCTTGACGCCAAATTTGACCGCCCCACACTGGCTTACACCCGGGTCCGTGTCGATGCCGACGGCACGGTCTGGTTTGTCACTCAGGAGTATTATGGGTCGTTGAGCCTCCACAGCTATAACGGCACGATGGTCAAAACTTACCTTACTGATGGCCCTCTCAACTATTCTTTCTCGGGAATTGCGATAGACAGCATGAACCGGAAATGGTTCGCCACTTACCACGGCGTCTCGTGTTTCGATGGCAAGTCCTGGGTAAATCACCTCTTTACCCTTACGACTGATGATGTCGGCACGACTGTGAATCTTCAAAGCACGAATTTATTTGCTAATTGGATTAAGGGGATAGTAGTAGACCGGGAAAATGTGGTATGGGTATGCTCCGAAATCGGTCATGTTGCAAGCTATGACGGGAAAGCATGGAAACTCTATACTCATACCAGGGACTCAACATTCGTGGGCGGACTTACCTATACTATTGTTGTGGACCGGAATAATGTCAAATGGTTTGCCGGAATATATATCAAGAGCTACGACGGGAAAACCTGGACAAACTATCAACAATACAAGACCTTCGCGGCGTACTCCGGGGCAGTGGATAATGATAATGTAAAATGGTTCGGCACGTTCAAAGAAGGCGTCTGGAGCTTCGACGGCACAACCTGGACGAATTATTATACTTCCAACAGCCCGCTCAAAGGCTCTATCTTGAGTGCAGCGGCAGACCAGAACAACGTCAAATGGTTCGCCAGCAATGATGGTATGATTTATAGCTTCGACGGCGCAGCCTGGAAAACATACGGCCAGGAGGTCACCGGCGTTAAGTATCCCTATAGTCTCTATGTGGATCGCAACAATGTCCTGTGGGTGCTTCACAACCCCCTGATATCTTTCGACGGTAAAACCTGGAAAACCTGGCCTGACATTAAGCTCGGGTCTCTGAGCGCCATTGCATTGGATGCCGACGGTTATATGTGGGTTGCCTCGATCTACAGCGTCGGCGAGGGCGGCACACTCTCCGCGATGAAGCTCTCCACCGGGCCGACCGTGGTGGCGGAAACCGTGCCGGTGAATTTCGCCATCACCGGGAATTATCCCAACCCATTCAACCCTTCCACCACCATCTCCTTCTCACTGACTGAAACCGGGCGGGCCAGCCTGGCAGTCTACAATGTAACCGGCCAGAAGGTACGTGAGCTCGTGTCAGGAACCCTGCCTGCCGGGTGGCATTCCGTGGTCTGGGACGGCCGTGACCAGAACGGCAAACCCGTTTCGTCCGGGATATACATTTCCCGCCTGATGATGAGAGATAAGGTTACGGCGAACCGGATGCTGCTGATGAAGTAG
- a CDS encoding SLBB domain-containing protein has translation MSFSIKRFLVFLLVMMCVFINAPFSPCQSFDQMIDYSNLPGLRTMANQPVNPQAGMEVGDVNVPSIIPEEKKEQLLPGEQPAPEALPVFFDMNKIDPDKYIIGADDLLNLYLWGELDMQFRLTVSPEGTVNIRTVGSVEVADHTLAESKELIKKFVSKKYSGIDISVTLVRPRYFRLYVSGVVSRAGAVVSHPIQRVSDVVERAGLNIMEIQNVVLTRQQEQEYEPSLRRESSQRSIVVHRGDKDIPVDLQRFRKFGDLEANPYVSAGDRIEVPPYIGSTFIYGNVNNPGRYEFKPGDRVLDLVKFGSGITSVADTARATLVRFDGKGKDLINIDINLYDALYLNPDDPKYLIHESDRLSVWKKFDYKTIADVILGGEVRYPGVYPITENQTTLTDIITMAGGFTVNANLDEARIIRRSSTTAQDLEYQRLRTMAVADMTPQEYDFFKSLSRSRPGEISIDFVKLFTGNDLSNDIFLVNRDVITIPANRDLVRVTGAVQQPGYIKWEQKSDVNFYIGKAGGYNFNADISKSRIIKAKTGQYFKLSKNIPLEAGDTIHVPETKPFATWNAVKDAATFLANAATIVILAKQLKNF, from the coding sequence GTGAGTTTTTCCATAAAACGATTTCTTGTTTTTCTTCTCGTCATGATGTGTGTATTTATTAATGCTCCGTTTTCTCCCTGCCAGTCTTTTGATCAAATGATAGATTACAGCAATCTGCCGGGTCTGAGAACCATGGCCAACCAGCCGGTTAATCCCCAGGCAGGCATGGAAGTGGGAGATGTCAATGTGCCAAGTATTATTCCGGAAGAGAAAAAGGAACAATTACTACCCGGGGAGCAACCGGCTCCTGAGGCTTTGCCAGTCTTTTTCGACATGAATAAAATAGACCCGGACAAATATATCATCGGTGCGGACGACTTGCTTAATCTCTATCTCTGGGGAGAACTGGATATGCAGTTTCGTTTAACGGTATCTCCTGAAGGCACAGTCAATATCCGTACTGTCGGTTCCGTGGAAGTTGCCGACCATACGCTCGCAGAATCGAAAGAACTGATTAAAAAATTTGTTAGCAAAAAATACAGCGGTATTGATATTTCCGTGACTCTCGTCCGGCCGAGATATTTTCGTTTGTATGTTTCTGGAGTCGTAAGCAGAGCGGGTGCAGTGGTTTCCCATCCAATCCAGCGGGTGTCCGATGTTGTAGAACGTGCAGGTTTAAATATAATGGAGATTCAAAATGTGGTCTTGACCCGTCAGCAGGAACAAGAGTATGAACCTTCTCTCAGGAGAGAATCGAGTCAGCGATCCATTGTGGTACACCGGGGAGACAAGGATATTCCAGTAGATCTCCAGCGTTTCCGTAAATTCGGCGATCTCGAAGCAAACCCTTACGTGAGCGCCGGGGACCGTATCGAGGTGCCTCCCTATATCGGCAGCACGTTTATTTACGGCAATGTCAATAACCCGGGCAGGTATGAATTTAAACCCGGTGACCGGGTGCTTGATCTTGTTAAATTTGGAAGTGGAATCACTTCGGTAGCAGATACTGCCCGTGCCACTCTCGTCCGCTTTGATGGTAAAGGGAAAGACCTTATCAATATTGATATTAACCTTTATGATGCCCTGTACCTCAATCCTGATGATCCCAAATATCTTATCCATGAGTCAGACCGTCTTTCCGTCTGGAAGAAATTCGACTACAAAACCATCGCCGATGTGATCCTTGGCGGAGAAGTGCGGTATCCCGGCGTATATCCCATCACTGAGAATCAAACCACGCTGACTGATATCATCACTATGGCGGGCGGATTTACCGTGAATGCCAACCTGGATGAGGCCCGTATCATCCGAAGATCCTCCACTACCGCCCAGGACCTTGAATACCAGCGCCTTCGCACAATGGCGGTAGCGGACATGACCCCGCAGGAATACGACTTCTTCAAAAGCCTGTCCCGGTCACGGCCCGGAGAAATCTCTATTGATTTCGTCAAGCTTTTCACCGGTAACGATCTGAGCAATGATATCTTCTTGGTGAACAGGGATGTTATCACCATCCCGGCAAACCGTGATCTGGTAAGGGTTACCGGAGCGGTGCAGCAGCCCGGCTACATCAAGTGGGAGCAGAAATCGGACGTTAATTTTTACATCGGGAAAGCAGGCGGGTACAATTTCAATGCAGACATCAGCAAGTCACGGATTATTAAAGCCAAAACCGGGCAATATTTCAAATTGAGCAAAAACATTCCTTTAGAAGCCGGCGATACCATTCATGTGCCGGAAACAAAACCATTCGCTACGTGGAACGCAGTAAAGGATGCCGCCACCTTTTTAGCCAATGCGGCCACGATTGTTATTTTAGCCAAACAGCTTAAAAACTTCTAA
- a CDS encoding M56 family metallopeptidase, with the protein MWAAFLNRFPGLSDITMLFGLNLLIHSTLIILIGLGGLYILRKKRRGTASQSLLLWFCLIAVLLTSPALLISSAAGVRGLYIPIPLPRVPAVSAPVVSAPQAYPPISPSTPTGGQSGLEENSAGQQPAGKILATAPPAKQQPVTTAPVKPRSVPAAPKSALLPKKTVIPHTSTHSILPSIAILFSLFWIALSLFLALRFGAITLYIRRIRRLSSPAEPRHTALCRAVADELGISAPQILQSPYVTSILLTGLFRPAILLPSGGNEIVLATREVFLHELAHLARRDPFWLHLCQLAKIIFPFQPLLWVLSRHIEELSDFACDDFVIRHTGLNRPYATQLFNLARSFQPQGIEARAGSGILSSRFPLLRRIERILDNTYTRHITASANEVMSFSILFLCAVTMTGFIGLRAEGAVGKTYASEHRLRDNGKPKAKMSTLLHKPLSAVLAGRTMIQEQAAAEESREEETTPAGERENDPSPSAESIPPAGESTPAESPAPVILAMASIDQEMTRISSQPDAVSSQKPEEQKPGADADSAVFEVRPEEAKPVQKELSGKTTASSATESREKSSSKTENAQSMQFFPDLRELSSAVTDKRETVTAKTGPLEISIPGGLPSALRESLESGQQNPVWSPSGKIIAFTGSSGMGIWAVSAQGGKPILVLDNTNEPVSKEIVSSGGISRTLCFTPDGREITYLKFIPKPAGSGVKKEASAEAVSLMPVIENINLFTGERRVIAEGATEGSWSRDGRYFVYAEGDSRGIGVLDTSTGKRRVISETGLSPCLTPDGLSIIYVDQGWVDLFYQLYRAPIAGGKPEQLTTDGNWWGPQISPDGEWVLCTGYGISRYSQYALLRVFNLRERMSYFIRVEGAETAEMGAWSPTGRQFCYTRISDMIKDGFTSRRSTIYIDNFQSSSLNRPAAETTKPSEFKLVGNFPNPFNPSTTIRFSIPSAGPAELEVYNMMGQKIRSLVSGRLEAGMHSIVWNGRDQENRPVSSGTYVARLKMEGKVETRRMTLVK; encoded by the coding sequence ATGTGGGCGGCCTTTCTTAACCGGTTTCCCGGCTTGTCGGATATCACAATGCTTTTTGGACTCAACCTCCTGATCCATTCTACCCTGATCATCCTCATCGGGCTGGGGGGACTCTATATCCTGAGGAAGAAGCGGAGAGGAACCGCTTCTCAATCGCTTTTGCTGTGGTTCTGCCTCATTGCAGTGCTATTAACTTCTCCGGCGTTACTTATTTCTTCTGCTGCCGGGGTGAGAGGGCTGTATATACCAATTCCGCTGCCCCGTGTTCCGGCTGTCTCTGCGCCGGTTGTATCCGCACCGCAGGCTTACCCGCCCATATCGCCTTCAACCCCGACCGGAGGGCAATCAGGCCTGGAAGAAAACTCTGCCGGACAGCAGCCTGCTGGAAAGATACTGGCAACTGCGCCTCCCGCCAAACAACAGCCGGTTACGACAGCGCCGGTGAAACCACGATCTGTTCCCGCCGCGCCGAAATCAGCTCTCTTGCCGAAGAAAACAGTAATTCCACATACATCTACTCACAGTATACTGCCAAGTATTGCAATCCTGTTTTCTCTCTTCTGGATCGCGCTCTCCCTGTTTCTCGCTTTGAGGTTCGGAGCGATTACCCTGTATATCCGCCGTATCCGCCGCCTGTCTTCACCCGCCGAACCGCGCCATACCGCACTGTGCAGGGCGGTCGCCGATGAACTGGGGATTTCTGCGCCCCAAATCCTCCAGAGTCCCTATGTAACGAGCATCCTCCTCACCGGGTTGTTCCGTCCGGCGATTCTCCTGCCTTCCGGCGGGAACGAAATTGTCCTGGCTACCCGTGAGGTTTTCCTCCATGAACTCGCCCACCTGGCGCGCCGTGACCCGTTCTGGCTCCACCTGTGCCAACTGGCGAAAATTATTTTTCCGTTCCAGCCCCTTTTATGGGTACTCTCACGGCATATAGAGGAGTTGAGCGATTTTGCCTGCGATGATTTTGTCATCCGTCACACCGGTTTGAACAGGCCGTATGCGACTCAGCTTTTCAATCTCGCCCGATCGTTCCAGCCCCAGGGCATCGAGGCGAGAGCCGGATCAGGCATTCTTTCCTCCCGATTCCCGCTTTTGCGGCGCATCGAGCGAATCCTTGACAATACATATACCCGTCACATTACAGCGAGCGCAAACGAGGTCATGTCTTTCTCGATCCTCTTCCTCTGTGCGGTCACCATGACGGGATTCATCGGTTTACGCGCAGAGGGCGCAGTCGGCAAAACCTATGCCTCTGAACACCGCTTACGGGATAATGGGAAACCCAAAGCGAAGATGAGTACTCTTCTCCATAAACCGCTTTCTGCCGTACTCGCCGGACGTACCATGATACAGGAGCAGGCAGCCGCGGAGGAAAGCCGTGAAGAAGAAACTACACCGGCTGGAGAGCGGGAAAACGATCCTTCTCCATCTGCCGAATCCATTCCGCCCGCCGGTGAATCTACTCCTGCAGAATCGCCAGCCCCGGTTATCCTGGCTATGGCGTCCATAGATCAGGAAATGACACGGATTTCATCCCAGCCCGATGCAGTTTCCTCGCAAAAACCGGAGGAACAGAAACCGGGAGCCGACGCAGATAGTGCCGTTTTTGAAGTTCGCCCTGAAGAAGCGAAGCCGGTGCAAAAGGAACTGTCTGGAAAAACCACCGCATCGTCTGCCACCGAATCCCGCGAAAAATCTTCTTCAAAAACGGAAAACGCACAATCCATGCAATTCTTCCCCGATCTCCGTGAACTCAGTTCTGCTGTTACCGACAAAAGGGAAACAGTGACTGCCAAGACTGGCCCGCTGGAGATTTCCATCCCTGGCGGGCTTCCTTCCGCTCTTCGCGAAAGCCTGGAGAGCGGCCAGCAGAATCCGGTGTGGTCACCTTCGGGTAAGATTATCGCGTTTACAGGTAGCAGTGGCATGGGTATCTGGGCGGTTTCAGCGCAGGGAGGAAAGCCGATTCTCGTTCTTGACAACACGAACGAACCTGTTTCCAAAGAAATCGTATCGTCGGGGGGAATTTCCCGCACCCTCTGCTTCACACCCGACGGCAGGGAAATTACATACTTGAAATTCATCCCCAAACCCGCAGGAAGCGGTGTAAAAAAGGAAGCATCTGCGGAAGCTGTCTCCCTCATGCCGGTCATCGAGAATATCAATCTTTTCACCGGCGAGCGGCGGGTTATTGCGGAGGGCGCGACCGAAGGCTCCTGGAGCAGGGACGGGCGATATTTCGTATACGCGGAAGGCGATTCGCGCGGCATCGGCGTCCTCGACACTTCGACCGGGAAACGGCGAGTGATTTCGGAAACCGGGCTTTCGCCCTGCCTGACCCCAGACGGCCTCTCCATCATTTATGTGGACCAGGGCTGGGTTGATCTCTTCTATCAGCTTTACCGGGCGCCCATCGCCGGAGGGAAACCGGAGCAGCTCACCACCGACGGGAACTGGTGGGGGCCCCAAATCTCCCCCGACGGCGAATGGGTGCTTTGCACGGGATACGGAATCTCCCGATACAGTCAGTACGCTCTGCTGCGGGTTTTCAACCTTCGCGAACGCATGAGTTACTTTATCAGGGTCGAAGGCGCGGAGACCGCTGAAATGGGCGCCTGGTCACCCACCGGCCGCCAATTCTGCTACACTCGCATCAGTGACATGATAAAAGATGGATTCACCTCCCGCCGGAGCACCATATACATCGATAATTTCCAGTCGTCGAGCCTCAACCGGCCGGCGGCGGAAACAACCAAACCCTCAGAATTCAAACTGGTCGGCAACTTTCCCAACCCGTTCAATCCTTCCACTACGATCCGCTTCTCTATCCCCTCGGCGGGGCCAGCGGAACTGGAAGTATACAACATGATGGGCCAGAAAATCCGCTCGCTCGTCTCCGGCCGCCTGGAAGCGGGAATGCATTCCATCGTCTGGAACGGACGCGACCAGGAGAACAGACCGGTGTCATCCGGAACCTATGTGGCTCGACTGAAGATGGAAGGAAAGGTTGAGACCCGCCGGATGACGCTGGTTAAATAA
- a CDS encoding S1C family serine protease, giving the protein MVMKKTLLFGKTFLAAVILSGVNGLTAQAGAPGDNSSIPLGIKEKFGSSVFTVHAYPKMPSLKNGENGIKKRRNVGTAFPLDNQGYLLTLNCVCKEAEKIMIQGNRGVKFDAVAVGCDETGRIAVLKTGIQTLFSIPPIRPMNSMKPGSKVVFLGIPPGKNLSTMTGIVQSVHESDGTILVTVSGEPGTAGTPVFDETGQIVGILAYRLDEKENPAVFPSPKKTYVVFSMEYVSVVARSVIHNAEARGGWLGVSVAVNGGFIQNVVKASPADKCGIKPGDTIAEINGSPVSSPDCLVGVMSSTRSGETVRLKILRSGEPLFFTVKLSEHPPMTPMK; this is encoded by the coding sequence ATGGTGATGAAAAAAACTCTTTTATTCGGGAAAACATTCCTTGCCGCGGTGATACTTTCCGGGGTAAACGGTCTGACTGCTCAAGCAGGCGCCCCGGGTGATAACTCCTCTATCCCGCTCGGGATAAAAGAGAAATTCGGCAGCTCTGTTTTTACCGTACACGCCTATCCAAAAATGCCTTCCCTGAAAAACGGAGAAAACGGTATAAAAAAACGCCGTAATGTGGGAACTGCTTTCCCCCTGGACAACCAGGGGTATCTCCTGACCCTGAATTGTGTGTGCAAGGAAGCAGAAAAAATTATGATTCAGGGAAACCGGGGGGTAAAATTTGATGCCGTAGCAGTGGGATGTGATGAAACCGGCAGAATCGCTGTCCTGAAAACTGGTATTCAGACCCTGTTTTCCATACCTCCCATCAGGCCGATGAATTCCATGAAACCTGGCAGCAAAGTAGTTTTCCTGGGAATTCCTCCGGGGAAAAATCTTTCTACCATGACAGGGATTGTACAGTCTGTTCATGAATCCGACGGCACCATCCTCGTTACAGTTTCAGGGGAGCCAGGCACTGCGGGTACCCCGGTTTTCGATGAAACGGGGCAGATTGTCGGGATTCTTGCATACCGCCTCGACGAGAAGGAAAATCCGGCTGTATTTCCATCGCCGAAAAAAACCTATGTGGTTTTTTCCATGGAATATGTTTCCGTAGTGGCGCGGTCTGTTATCCACAACGCTGAAGCCCGTGGCGGCTGGCTGGGTGTATCCGTTGCTGTCAACGGAGGTTTTATTCAGAATGTGGTCAAGGCAAGCCCCGCAGATAAATGCGGTATCAAACCCGGAGATACGATCGCAGAGATTAACGGATCGCCGGTTTCTTCACCCGACTGCCTTGTCGGGGTGATGAGTTCCACCCGTTCGGGAGAAACAGTACGCCTCAAAATTCTCCGCAGCGGTGAACCGCTCTTTTTTACCGTAAAACTGTCCGAACATCCCCCAATGACCCCCATGAAATAA
- a CDS encoding sigma-70 family RNA polymerase sigma factor, whose amino-acid sequence MLMAPLMKTNHDTVPDKDLLFDLVNGDMDAFDVIVGRYKNRLINFVYRFVKDFDVAEDIVQETFLRVFRKRRDYKAIANFSTWIFTIAGNLAKSELRRRKRWKFLSIDATTEDEKTFDILDPGMKPDRATAVRMLDEHVHDSIDLLQSKYKEALILRDIEGMSYQQIAEIIGVPVGTVKSRVNRARIKLQKKLKGHTPQDELL is encoded by the coding sequence ATGCTGATGGCGCCACTTATGAAAACCAATCATGATACTGTTCCTGATAAAGATCTCCTTTTCGATCTGGTAAACGGAGATATGGATGCCTTCGATGTTATCGTGGGAAGATACAAAAACAGGCTTATCAACTTTGTGTACCGTTTTGTCAAAGATTTTGATGTGGCCGAGGATATAGTCCAGGAAACATTCCTCAGAGTGTTTCGAAAAAGACGTGATTATAAAGCGATAGCGAATTTTTCCACGTGGATTTTCACCATAGCGGGCAACCTTGCGAAAAGTGAACTCCGTCGCCGTAAACGATGGAAATTTCTTTCCATAGATGCTACAACCGAAGATGAGAAAACCTTCGATATTCTAGATCCCGGTATGAAACCGGACCGGGCTACGGCTGTACGGATGCTGGATGAACATGTTCATGATTCCATCGATCTCCTTCAGAGCAAGTATAAGGAGGCATTGATTCTGAGGGATATCGAAGGGATGAGCTACCAGCAGATAGCCGAAATCATCGGTGTTCCGGTCGGAACGGTGAAATCGAGGGTAAACCGCGCCCGGATCAAGCTTCAGAAAAAACTGAAAGGGCATACCCCGCAGGATGAACTCCTGTAA